TAGTTTTCCAAAAGTTTAGCAAAACAATTATGCTGTAATGTGTACCTAGTGCTCATAGTTAAACAACCACTTTGCAGTGTTTAAAGTCCAGAATATCATTCTACATATACTATTCTACTCGTATGTTACAGATCTTCTGGTCAGACTCTGGGGAGCTGGTCTGTATTGCCACAGAGGAATCATTCTTCATTCTCAAATACTTGTCTGACAAAGTAGCTGCAGCACAAGAGACACATGAAGGAGTTTCTGAGGATGGAATAGAGGATGCTTTTGAGGTAAGTACAGCATTATTTTGTCATTGTGTTTCTAAAGTAATAGGAAAACGTATGCGATTTTTTCCACTGGTATCTAATTGGATTGagatacaataattattattaccttgtataaTTATAGcgatgacatattacacagtgttttgtaaagtccatagtcatgtaattcATTGTTTCTTAaaagggttcacaatctaatgtaatcTAGGCAAATTTAGTGGGGaggacaattaacctaactccatgtttttggggtgtgggagggtgtgaggaaacccacacagatacagggagaacatacaaaccccatgcatATAGTGTCTCAGATCTACAACCTTAGTATTGCAAATCActgaaaaagctttatttaaactATTGTAACAAATTGTTGCCTGTAATAAATGTATGAGTCCCTATCGTTTCTCAACAGGTTCTGGGTGAGATCCAGGAAATAGTAAAGACTGGCTTGTGGGTTGGCGACTGTTTTATCTACACCAGCACAGTGAACAGACTCAACTACTATGTAGGAGGAGAAATTGTTACTATTGCACACTTGGACAGGTAAATAACTTCATTCTCAGCACATGCATATACCATTCAGCTGCAGAAATGGGTGAGATATTGCTTAGGGTATCAGTGTCTAGGTATGTCCCAACCTACAGCAAagagagtaaaaaaaattgccgCCTGCTTTTGTTTGAAATAGACTTTCCATAGCTGTGTTCTGTtcaattacaaaattacacttgTCGAATCATGTACCCCGCACGTATGAGGGATCTCTGAGTTGTGTGGAAAAGTGCCAGTTTCCTGAACAATGAGAAAAACACAGTAAAGTAT
This genomic window from Pyxicephalus adspersus unplaced genomic scaffold, UCB_Pads_2.0 Sca790, whole genome shotgun sequence contains:
- the LOC140321120 gene encoding coatomer subunit beta'-like; translation: MMSLSLGIYGGFLLGVRSVNGLAFYDWENTELIRRIEIQPKHIFWSDSGELVCIATEESFFILKYLSDKVAAAQETHEGVSEDGIEDAFEVLGEIQEIVKTGLWVGDCFIYTSTVNRLNYYVGGEIVTIAHLDR